The following are encoded in a window of Nomia melanderi isolate GNS246 chromosome 6, iyNomMela1, whole genome shotgun sequence genomic DNA:
- the lov gene encoding BTB/POZ domain-containing jim lovell protein isoform X2 codes for MSSAADSPDGMALQSHYSLRWNNHQTHILQAFEALLHAEILVDVTLVCAETSLRAHKVVLSACSPFFERIFAEHPCKHPVIVLKDFPGHEVAALIDFMYRGEVRVGREELPGLMRAAESLQVRGLASSEPRPASPPETPTADLLLGEPSTPEGARHSTPEEDDNASESTAPPSTREPMATSTPTIFHPARDHRDRLPHMSHLNFGMRELRESCGSPLLPRRKQARPRRRSGELVPQDLSRPHPPASLSPPPSGLNLTGSQQQLQQQQHHQQTTIPQNQQQQEDIAENLSMKRSLSPIGTDQHHMKAESSEAASSPRGSPLTGTSLLHPDGSLQDIPSAAAAAAAAAAAGLPAMSALSLTPPHHHSEYLTSLGQLAAQWLPNHPQSQLPPHHQGHHPREGSPHGPNRTHPYQQSQQQQQQQQQQQESPLTPRRSSVASMFPLDGVASLGGGLFPHAGALDRGSLLADLHDSFKPETLHGLFGAAGLGSHHPGKKPKKHRGDGDAPRRWGDHGSRGLPVGRPKGQHSAPRGGPPRSWTNAELTEALQHVWNKKMTTSQASRIFGIPYNSLLMYVRGKYGKSLKLEQLRRDCTGATTGDVVMNSLNNNVKTVQPPTQIAHPLSGLPPHPGDDTGFPHHSLLGGNLPQGFFPDFAAAAFPVPVSMVHLLPPSEQKAFEPAGNPGGGGGGGGGGDLSTARSSRTPSPVDHHHHHHHESLQPQPPQSAPALLQQNGSD; via the coding sequence TCCGTTCTTCGAGAGAATATTCGCGGAACACCCGTGCAAGCACCCGGTGATCGTGCTGAAGGACTTCCCGGGCCACGAAGTGGCGGCGCTAATCGACTTCATGTACCGTGGCGAAGTGAGGGTCGGCCGCGAAGAGCTGCCAGGCCTGATGCGGGCCGCGGAGAGTTTGCAGGTGAGGGGGCTGGCATCGTCGGAACCGAGGCCCGCATCTCCGCCCGAGACGCCGACCGCGGATCTTCTCCTGGGCGAGCCGTCGACGCCCGAAGGCGCCAGGCACAGCACGCCAGAGGAGGACGACAACGCGTCGGAGAGCACCGCGCCGCCGTCCACAAGAGAACCGATGGCAACCAGTACACCGACCATCTTTCACCCGGCCAGGGATCACCGCGATAGGTTACCACACATGAGTCACCTAAACTTCGGGATGCGTGAGCTGCGCGAGAGTTGCGGCTCGCCTTTGCTACCTCGACGGAAGCAGGCTCGTCCACGAAGGAGATCAGGTGAGCTGGTACCTCAAGACCTAAGCCGACCACATCCGCCGGCTAGCCTAAGTCCACCTCCAAGCGGTCTGAACCTAACCGGGAGCCAGCAACAGTTGCAACAGCAGCAACACCATCAGCAAACGACGATCCCTCAGAACCAGCAACAACAAGAGGACATCGCGGAAAACCTATCGATGAAGAGATCCCTGTCGCCGATCGGCACCGATCAACATCATATGAAAGCGGAAAGCAGCGAAGCGGCTAGTAGTCCCAGAGGATCACCGTTAACCGGGACAAGTCTGCTACATCCAGACGGTTCCCTCCAAGACATTCCGTCTGCAGCGgcggcagcagcggcggcggctgcAGCAGGCCTACCGGCGATGTCGGCGTTGTCGCTGACACCGCCGCACCATCACAGCGAGTACCTGACGAGTCTAGGCCAACTAGCAGCCCAGTGGTTGCCGAATCATCCGCAGAGTCAACTGCCACCGCACCATCAGGGCCACCATCCGCGAGAAGGCAGTCCGCACGGGCCGAACAGGACACATCCATATCAGCAGTcccaacagcaacagcaacaacaacagcaacaacaggaATCGCCGCTCACACCGCGGCGCAGCTCCGTTGCGTCGATGTTCCCGTTGGACGGCGTGGCATCTTTAGGCGGTGGTTTGTTCCCTCACGCGGGCGCGCTGGATAGGGGATCGCTTTTAGCGGATCTTCACGACAGTTTTAAACCGGAAACGCTACACGGACTGTTCGGCGCAGCGGGTCTAGGCAGTCATCACCCTGGCAAGAAGCCGAAGAAGCACAGAGGCGACGGCGACGCACCGCGCAGGTGGGGCGATCACGGTAGCCGGGGTCTACCGGTCGGTAGACCCAAAGGTCAACACAGTGCACCCAGAGGTGGACCGCCTAGGTCATGGACGAACGCAGAGCTGACCGAAGCGTTGCAGCACGTGTGGAACAAGAAGATGACGACGTCGCAGGCGAGCAGGATCTTCGGCATCCCGTACAACAGCCTTCTGATGTACGTGAGAGGGAAGTACGGTAAAAGCTTGAAGCTCGAGCAGCTCAGGAGGGATTGCACGGGTGCGACGACCGGCGACGTCGTGATGAACTCGTTGAACAACAACGTGAAGACCGTCCAGCCGCCCACGCAGATCGCGCATCCGCTGTCCGGGCTGCCGCCACATCCGGGCGACGACACCGGGTTCCCTCATCACTCGTTGCTCGGCGGCAACCTGCCGCAGGGTTTCTTTCCGGACTTCGCGGCTGCCGCGTTCCCAGTGCCGGTCAGTATGGTGCACTTGCTACCGCCGAGCGAGCAAAAGGCCTTCGAACCGGCCGGGAATCCCGGtggaggaggcggcggaggcggtGGCGGTGACCTGTCCACCGCGCGGAGCAGTCGGACGCCGTCCCCGGTcgatcatcatcaccatcatcatcacgAGTCGCTGCAGCCGCAACCGCCCCAGTCGGCGCCCGCGCTACTCCAGCAGAACGGTTCGGATTAG